In Vanacampus margaritifer isolate UIUO_Vmar chromosome 9, RoL_Vmar_1.0, whole genome shotgun sequence, the following proteins share a genomic window:
- the LOC144057958 gene encoding uncharacterized protein LOC144057958, with product MGCSSSSAQTVDQEKKPGTKPEESNGGTLAVRNGIIAETIDDKTQLPASALADDLQQAADDGAGAVLMVMEAQEDLGSGEDLLTDLEPQADPVSVEETGSAAAPAEASSDSGFADVAVEAVEPLMAKTLSKEEIHIMGDLEIEQAEAPSMENAETFKTEVSVLEDDDVIKGDVEEMTVERPILDIEPVQAEVHVVAEQASPEAANNVVEPVVADTQEAVAEVSDEEAPLLETTTKNSPPLPALEIPESPASIEAASNEVEPAAGGTAVDGTVEDSTSEVKEAIIDTGIAVATIPEMPLKVPVTDETQAEQQPVAEESNESVVVSSKTAQQAETSCPAESTSLQEPSLVEKEQVLEVAVSSTLLLENSSKEASEVSSSDCALEVSAAEPTQTEIEANSPVTVADQASEPSTEVSAAECHQGPENDRVKKED from the exons CTGTTCGGAACGGCATCATTGCAGAGACCATCGATGACAAAACACAATTGCCTGCAAGTGCCTTAGCTGATGATCTTCAGCAGGCAGCTGATGATGGGGCAGGAGCAGTATTAATGGTAATGGAAGCCCAGGAGGATCTTGGCTCTGGGGAAGACCTCTTGACTGATCTTGAACCACAAGCAGATCCTGTCAGCGTGGAAGAGACTGGTTCAGCTGCTGCACCAGCAGAAGCCTCCAGTGACTCTGGATTTGCTGATGTTGCTGTAGAAGCCGTGGAACCGCTGATGGCCAAAACTCTTTCAAAGGAGGAGATCCATATCATGGGAGATCTTGAAATAGAACAAGCAGAGGCCCCTTCTATGGAAAATGCAGAGACTTTTAAGACTGAGGTTTCTGTCCTGGAAGATGATGACGTGATTAAGGGTGATGTAGAAGAAATGACGGTTGAGAGACCTATTTTAGACATTGAACCTGTGCAGGCTGAGGTGCATGTAGTTGCAGAACAGGCATCTCCTGAAGCTGCCAACAATGTTGTTGAGCCTGTGGTAGCAGATACGCAGGAAGCAGTAGCTGAGGTCTCTGATGAAGAGGCACCTTTGTTAGAGACCACGACCAAAAATTCTCCACCACTTCCAGCTTTAGAAATACCTGAATCTCCTGCTTCAattgaggctgcatcaaatgaAGTTGAACCAGCAGCTGGAGGTACAGCAGTTGATGGGACAGTAGAAGATTCAACCTCTGAGGTAAAAGAGGCTATCATAGACACCGGGATTGCAGTGGCGACCATTCCAGAGATGCCTCTTAAAGTGCCGGTTACAGATGAGACACAAGCTGAACAACAACCTGTTGCTGAAGAGTCCAATGAATCTGTTGTGGTGTCTTCAAAAACTGCTCAACAAGCAGAAACATCATGTCCTGCAGAATCAACCTCTCTTCAAGAGCCCTCCTTGGTAGAAAAAGAACAAGTCCTGGAGGTTGCAGTATCTTCAACATTACTTTTAGAAAACTCTTCAAAGGAAGCCTCAGAAGTTTCGTCGAGTGATTGTGCCTTGGAAGTTTCTGCAGCTGAGCCTACACAAACAGAAATTGAGGCCAATTCACCAGTCACTGTTGCTGATCAAGCCTCTGAACCCTCAACTGAAG TGTCAGCGGCAGAGTGTCACCAGGGTCCGGAGAACGACAGAGTCAAAAAGGAAGACTGA
- the pop1 gene encoding ribonucleases P/MRP protein subunit POP1, producing MCAAKVKMRQKKLRNQPTSVQFASSSVHEEGGPHANGAGGDGPSGKDPPSVRKKRSHQETGWVRGHQKGGTGRVYADKMPQFLTAGYFARARAAEVNAMLKAVTKTTASCHVFGALPKHMRRRAMSHNSKRLPCRLREMANRMREKCLQGSVKKKEQAKNKSRKARRRHGNMLLEFNRRQRKNVWLETHIWHAKRFHMVKKWGYCLGDRPTLKCYRPSYRAMSTHCLLQDLSYYCCLELQGEEDKLLDCLSQLTSKEAGPTFAQGLCLSGQRQGSVMLYRAGQFPSQPLGPVTFLWRPRTSGSVHRQLWTWVHPALKQEILTEFQSVCQCEAVVPPPVPLVKHAEVVSSTDSEPKPDKEREIKHRPGTKRKQSRTDANGPHAKKILGDGTRSPDTPVTWKSPSTGILINDLTMEIVRYRLIGPQSHSVLTDALEAATDCDEMSKSQPSCFWWPDHCKEESKMTLHQQQTDVFHTLKGIYSTTELPPGSVLGLTVDDPRLTIPTKRVKALPCVKEAQEVDDEKRKELSLRGVPEHCCQSFLWEESVRNNVTENKISEQDLNRMRSEVLVPGSRLSPVPLQGRVPILLVHQPGKQLGHEMNSWGAGWDLLFPKGWGMAFWIPLVYRGVRIGGLKMSRTHSQNKGVPLFPHDYPDCPAGARFQEEQESELLEKFKRRPPAKRTNYIKHGCLAPFCCPWQQLAEEWDVIGSDREERKGDIQAKSTTRGDTEMQSEITSPHDVPEMKLQTHFTVLRNRKSLRLLSSWCRPTSSKGQRSYRVGEMPPLDHTAKTSFQTSHGMSLVWVRLSLLSKGKPDLHAMVSVPTADDLKLLNKSPGSSGPQEPPHRDHLKSTIKHDKKNKKGACDKTKSKDTPSLEDPQLSCPASDLVLGVWPNPLPSVTSHCSRVTLGWVTQADFSLSAGCGEALGFVSVTGLVQTLISQPVEHRGMVLLRNPVSLHYRFAKINIEV from the exons atgtgtgCAGCTAAAGTCAAAATGCGACAGAAGAAACTGAGAAACCAACCCACCAGTGTGCAGTTTGCGTCCTCGTCTGTCCATGAGGAGGGCGGCCCCCATGCCAACG GTGCAGGTGGTGATGGCCCATCTGGCAAAGATCCACCTTCAGTAAGAAAGAAACGCTCCCACCAAGAGACTGGGTGGGTCCGTGGACACCAGAAAGGTGGTACTGGTAGAGTCTATGCTGACAAGATGCCTCAGTTTCTTACCG CTGGGTATTTTGCCAGGGCCAGGGCAGCAGAGGTAAATGCAATGCTGAAAGCTGTTACCAAGACAACAGCCAGCTGTCATGTCTTTGGAGCGCTTCCGAAGCACATGAGGAGAAGAGCGATGAGCCACAACTCTAAACGTCTTCCTTGCCGACTGAGAGAGATGGCTAACAGAATG AGAGAGAAATGCCTGCAGGGCagcgttaaaaaaaaggagcaggCCAAGAACAAGAGCCGCAAAGCTCGCCGCCGTCACGGAAACATGCTGCTGGAGTTCAACCGGCGGCAGAGAAAGAACGTGTGGCTGGAGACGCACATTTGGCACGCCAAGCGCTTCCACATGGTGAAAAAGTGGGGCTACTGCCTCGGGGACAGACCCACCTTGAAATGCTACCGCCCCAGCTACAGAGCCATGAGCACTCATTGTCTGCTGCAG GACTTGTCGTACTATTGCTGCTTAGAGCTCCAGGGAGAGGAAGACAAGCTACTGGATTGTCTGTCACAGCTGACCAGCAAGGAGGCTG GTCCTACATTCGCTCAAGGTTTGTGTCTGTCTGGACAAAGACAAGGCAGCGTAATGTTGTACAGGGCGGGACAGTTCCCCTCGCAGCCTTTGGGCCCGGTCACATTCCTCTGGAGACCTCGTACGTCGGGCTCTGTTCACAGGCAACTGTGGACCTGGGTTCATCCCGCTCTCAAACAA GAGATCCTGACTGAGTTCCAAAGTGTGTGCCAATGTGAGGCTGTTGTCCCACCGCCTGTGCCATTGGTTAAGCATGCAGAGGTAGTCTCCAGCACAGATTCGGAACCAAAGCCTGATAAAGAGCGTGAAATCAAGCACAGACCTGGAACGAAGAGGAAGCAAAGCCGCACGgatgccaatggacctcatgcCAAGAAGATCCTGGGTGATGGAACCAGATCACCCGACACCCCTGTTACCTGGAAATCCCCCTCAACTGGAATATTGATCAA TGACCTCACAATGGAGATTGTCCGATATCGCCTGATTGGACCGCAGTCCCATTCTGTGCTGACAGACGCTTTGGAAGCTGCTACAGACTGTGAT gaaatgAGCAAATCACAGCCCTCCTGCTTCTGGTGGCCCGATCACTGCAAAGAAGAGAGCAAGATGACGCTGCATCAGCAACAAACTGATGTCTTTCACACACTGAAAG GCATCTACTCAACTACAGAGCTCCCCCCTGGCTCGGTGCTGGGGCTGACAGTTGATGACCCGAGGCTGACTATACCGACAAAGAGGGTTAAAGCTTTGCCCTGTGTAAAGGAGGCACAAG AGGTGGATGACGAGAAGAGGAAGGAGCTGTCTTTGCGCGGTGTACCAGAACACTGTTGTCAGAGTTTCCTGTGGGAAGAGTCTGTGCGCAACAATGTCACAGAGAACAAAATTTCTGAACAG GACTTAAACCGTATGAGGAGCGAGGTCCTTGTCCCCGGGTCCAGACTTAGTCCTGTTCCCCTGCAGGGTCGAGTTCCCATCCTGCTGGTTCACCAGCCTGGCAAGCAGCTGGGACACGAGATGAATTCCTGGGGTGCCGGATGGGACCTGTTGTTTCCTAAAGGCTGGGGCATGGCTTTTTGGATCCCGCTG GTTTACAGAGGTGTTCGCATTGGTGGACTAAAAATGAGTCGGACACACTCTCAGAATAAAGGCGTTCCTCTCTTCCCCCACGATTACCCTGACTGCCCTGCAGGAGCTCGTTTTCAGGAGGAGCAAGAGTCCGAGCTGCTTGAAAAGTTCAAAAG ACGTCCGCCTGCCAAAAGAACCAATTACATTAAACATGGCTGCCTGGCTCCATTCTGTTGCCCGTGGCAACAGCTGGCTGAGGAGTGGGATGTGATTGGAAGTGATAGAGAGGAGAGGAAGGGAGACATCCAGGCTAAAAGCACGACTCGGGGTGACACGGAAATGCAGTCCGAGATAACGTCACCACATGACGTCCCTGAGATGAAGCTGCAAACGCACTTCACTGTCCtgag GAACAGGAAGTCATTGCGGCTTCTCTCTAGTTGGTGCAGACCCACTTCATCTAAAGGTCAGAGGTCTTACCGTGTCGGGGAAATGCCACCTCTAGACCATACAGCAAAGACGTCATTCCAAACAAGTCATGGGATGAGTTTGGTTTGGGTACGTCTTTCACTTTTGTCGAAGGGCAAACCAGACCTGCATGCCATGGTGTCGGTACCAACTGCAGATGACCTCAAGCTGTTGAACAAAAGTCCCGGCAGTAGTGGCCCTCAGGAGCCCCCCCACAGGGATCACTTGAAAAGCACCATCAAGCATGATAAGAAGAATAAGAAAGGGGCTTGTGATAAGACGAAAAGTAAAGACACTCCTTCGTTGGAAGACCCCCAGTTATCTTGTCCCGCTTCGGATTTAGTTTTGGGAGTGTGGCCAAATCCCCTGCCGAGCGTCACCTCTCACTGCTCCCGAGTAACACTCGGCTGGGTGACTCAGGCCGACTTCTCCTTGTCGGCAGGCTGCGGGGAGGCTCTGGGCTTTGTGAGTGTCACTGGCCTCGTTCAAACACTCATCAGTCAGCCTGTGGAACACAGAGGGATGGTGCTGCTGCGCAACCCTGTGTCTCTACACTACCGCTTTGCTAAAATTAACATAGAAGTTTGA